The uncultured Methanobrevibacter sp. genome includes the window TTTCAATGAAACAATGTTCTCTAACCTTTTTTACAACATCATTATCTTTAACATCACCAATCAACAAAGGAGAATCAAGATTATGCAACTTTTGGTTCCGTTTAACTAGCTTCATGTTGCTGTTGGCATAACGCACTTCAAATTATCTACTACTTTTAGTGAAATTTGTTCGATACAATACGAACAAAAGATGATTAAAAAGTAAATGAATTATCTACTACTTTATAGTGACTTTTGTTTCCACATATAACGAACAAATATTACTTGTCAAATGCCTTACAAAAATTGGACATACAAACCATTAACATATATAAAAATCTTAACGGTTATGAAATACTCATCAATTTTTCATTTATCCTAAAATTTTTTTAATCTTATAATATAATAGATATAGAAAGTGTTTAAAAATAACTGATTTTGTAAAAACATTGTTTTGACAAGTTTCTACACATTTTGAACAATGCCTGCACTTTTCAATATCCATCAGAATATAATCATCAAATGTTTGAATCAGATTAAAATCACATGCCTTTGCACATTCCCCACAACCAATACAATACGATTACCTGCAGTGCTTTTAATTTAGTAGGATTAATCTTTTTAGATAGGTTAGCAGCATATCCTGATACAATAATGCTGGTTATTGTTAAAAATACGAATTGAAGCAAGTTGACATAACCTAATGAAAAATCAGGCAATCCTTGAACACCCCAACCTAAAACAATATAACATATTACCCCTGCAAGTGTGGTTGCGATGCTTAATGCTGAAGTTGTTCCGATAGTATTTGTTATAGGATATTTGAAGTATGCCACAAAAATCGGTATGATAAATGCCCCTCCTGCAGGACCTATCAATCCGCTTGCAAGACCACATGCAAATGCAACAGAGTAAAATAACCCTGCCTCAGTTTTAATATTATCTAAAGATGTGGGAGATTTTATTAAAACTAAAAATACTGTTGAAACTATACATATTACACCAAACAATATCTTTAAAACCGCAACATCAATGTACTGAGATATGATTGCGCCCAGAATAGCACCTACAAAACCTAAGGCCATCATTGGTTTTAGGTGTTGTTTCACTATTAGATTGTTTTGTTTATGCTTTCGGGTACTGTTTATCATGGTGACGCAAATAACAGCAAGCCCTGTTGCAAAAGTAATCGTCAGGGACGTTTTAGGACCACATCCCATAGATGTTAAAAGATAATATTGGATTGGAGTGATAACAATTCCACCGCCAATCCCCAAAAGACCTGCCATGAAACCTGCAAAGCAACCTCCAACCAACAGCAAAACAACATAAAATAGTAAATCCATTATTGCACCAAGCACTCTATTGAAATTTAAATCTTTAAATTTTTGCACAGATTTCTTTAATATCACTTTCGACTTCGTCGAGGTTAATTTCCTTTTGGGAGAGATTGCTTTGAGCAATCATGGAATTATATTCAAGTTCACCAACAACAGATATGTTATCATCCAGTTGTTCCAATACCAGGTCTCTGGTATTTTCATCAATTTTATTTAATATTACTACATAATCCTTGGATGCCTCTTTTGATAATTCCCCTATCTTATTTGCAAGCAAGATTGCATCGCCTGATGGATCAACTATTGAAATAAGCTTATCTGCAGATTCTATCACCCCTCTTCCAATGTGTTCTATTCCCGCTGAAGTGTCTACCAATATTACTTCATTGTCTTCCAAAACTATATGGTTTAGGAAGTCTCTTGTAAGATTTCCCATCGGGCAGGCGCATCCCTCATCAGGGTCATTGATTTTTCCGGATTCAATAAAACCAATATTGCCTTTCCAAGTCACATAATCATCAGGCAGATCGGATAATTTCATATTATCCAATATGTCTATAGAATCAGATGCAGCATCATCTTTTAAGTTGATTTTTTCGAGCACCATTCCTTTAATTCCTACTTTTAGAATCTCACCCATAATTTTATCTCTTCCACCATAATATTCCATTAAGGAAGTGTCTGCAACATCAACATTTAACATTTTGTTCAATCCAAGGTTTCCCTCATCCATATCGATTATTAAAACTTTATTGTCCTTTGATAATTCTTTTGCGATTAAGGATATGAATGTGCTTTTTCCACATCCTCCCCTTCCATTGATAAATATTTTTCCTTTCATTTTCTTCACACACTTTGATTTGTGTTTTAAATTATGAATAAACTACATTTAAAAGGTTTTGTAACAAAAAGGTAACAAAAATAATAAGTAACAGTGTGATATCGGCTTTAAAGTAATACTTTTTAAAAATATTTAAAGTAAAAGGTTTAAATTTAACAATAGGGAGAAAAATGACAATTAAAAGAAAATTTGATAAATTGCCCCCATACTGTCAGTTTGAAAAAAATCTGAATATAATCAAAAACAAATGGACAGTATACATTTTAAGGGACATGATTCTTGGGAAAAAATATTTCAGCGATTTCAAAGAGGACAAGCCTAAACTGTCCAATAAAATATTAACACAAAGACTTAAGGAACTGGAAGAAAACAACATCATCGAAAAAAACGTTGAAGATAATGAAACATCATATTACCTGACTGAAAAAGGTCACAGGCTTCAAAACATATTATATGAACTCGCCATTTTCAATCTTGAAGAAGAATATCATGGAGAGGAACTGGAAAAAATTAAAAAAGAATTTGAACAGTTAAAATATGGAAGAAACCAAAAATGAATAATATTGCTTATTTTTTACTTGCGATTCTAAATGAAAACTTCATTCCTGACTTTAATCAAATGATTTTAGATATTAAACGGCTAGATGAAAATAATATAATCAGATTAAAATAGTTTTTGTTGTGCATCAATATAGCTCGGTTCATTGACTTCCTTTACAACATCAGTCTCTTTTAACCCACAATCAGCAATGGTGAATCCGGATTATGCAACTTTTGGTTCCTTTTGACCATCTTCATGTTGCTGTTGGCATAACAATAATTGCTTG containing:
- a CDS encoding sulfite exporter TauE/SafE family protein encodes the protein MDLLFYVVLLLVGGCFAGFMAGLLGIGGGIVITPIQYYLLTSMGCGPKTSLTITFATGLAVICVTMINSTRKHKQNNLIVKQHLKPMMALGFVGAILGAIISQYIDVAVLKILFGVICIVSTVFLVLIKSPTSLDNIKTEAGLFYSVAFACGLASGLIGPAGGAFIIPIFVAYFKYPITNTIGTTSALSIATTLAGVICYIVLGWGVQGLPDFSLGYVNLLQFVFLTITSIIVSGYAANLSKKINPTKLKALQVIVLYWLWGMCKGM
- a CDS encoding cobyrinic acid a,c-diamide synthase codes for the protein MKGKIFINGRGGCGKSTFISLIAKELSKDNKVLIIDMDEGNLGLNKMLNVDVADTSLMEYYGGRDKIMGEILKVGIKGMVLEKINLKDDAASDSIDILDNMKLSDLPDDYVTWKGNIGFIESGKINDPDEGCACPMGNLTRDFLNHIVLEDNEVILVDTSAGIEHIGRGVIESADKLISIVDPSGDAILLANKIGELSKEASKDYVVILNKIDENTRDLVLEQLDDNISVVGELEYNSMIAQSNLSQKEINLDEVESDIKEICAKI
- a CDS encoding helix-turn-helix domain-containing protein: MTIKRKFDKLPPYCQFEKNLNIIKNKWTVYILRDMILGKKYFSDFKEDKPKLSNKILTQRLKELEENNIIEKNVEDNETSYYLTEKGHRLQNILYELAIFNLEEEYHGEELEKIKKEFEQLKYGRNQK
- a CDS encoding 4Fe-4S dicluster domain-containing protein; this translates as MGCGECAKACDFNLIQTFDDYILMDIEKCRHCSKCVETCQNNVFTKSVIFKHFLYLLYYKIKKILG